ATTTTGGGCATCCTTTTGACTGTTTGTGTTGGTTGTTTAATGATACACAAATTACTGAATTTTAGTAATATGCAGCGAGGATGCCCCTTATTATTTTAAATTAACTTTTTAAACATACCTTCTCATAGCTTTTTCACATGTCGCCACAAGGGCTCAAAATCCAATCCGTGGAATCTGTGCTCAATCCGTGACATCCGTGGAACTATTCAAACCTCTGACATCAAACCTCAAACTTCAAATATTATCCCTTGCTCACAAACCAGATACCCGAAATGATCAGGATCAGTCCCCCGATGTGCATTACCGAGATCGTCTCACCATCCAGCAAGCCCCAACCTACAGCAACAATCGGTATCAGGTAAGTCACGGTGGATGCAAATACCGCTGAAGTTGATTGTATCAGTTTGTTGAACAGGATGAGCGACATGGCGGTTCCAACAATGGCAAGAATAACGACATATCCCAGTGATTGAAGAGCGAGTGGATGTGTCGTTACAGTACCCGCAAATCCCGACAAAACAAGAATAATGAAAGCTACAGGAAGCACGGTCATAAAGGATACTGCGGTAAGTGCTACAGGAGGAATTCCCATGAAATATTTTCTAAGGAAGTTGTTGCCGAGTCCGTAGAACATCGTAGCGAGCACGACAAAAAATGCATAGTAATTAATATCGCCGAGTCCCCCGCCACTGAAAAGAATCAACATCACTGAACCTGCTATTCCCATTATAAGTCCGGCTGCCTGATTTACTTTGAATGGTGCGGCGAAAAAAATTATTCCGATTCCGAATGTAAATATGGGTGACATGCTGTTGAGAATTCCTGCGAGAGAACTTGATATCTGTGATTGTGCCTGTGCGAAAAGAATTGCAGGCAGCAGATTGGTCACACATGCGAAAAAGAGGAAGTGTTTCCAATACTTTTTAAGATACAAATGATAATGTTTCCAGGCTACAGGCAGTAAGACCAAAGCGGAAAGAACAACCCTGAGGGCACCAACCTGGATTGGCGAATACGCCTCAAGTCCCCTTTTCATTAAAATAAATGAACTGCCCCAAATGACTGCCAGAACAATAAGGGAGAGAAAAGGGAAAACTTTACTGTCGGTACTGAGATGTTTTTTCATTACACTTCTAAAATTTCAAAATGCAAAACTAACCATTTCGCCTTTTATATAGTGTAGAAATTTAGTATTTATACAGTCAATATTTTTTGAACCTTGGCGCCAAAATGAAATCCTTAAAATCCCTTAAAATTATCTTCCTGCTCTCACTTCTTTTTTTACCTGCATCACTTCGCTCACAAACACCC
The sequence above is a segment of the Bacteroidota bacterium genome. Coding sequences within it:
- a CDS encoding DMT family transporter; amino-acid sequence: MKKHLSTDSKVFPFLSLIVLAVIWGSSFILMKRGLEAYSPIQVGALRVVLSALVLLPVAWKHYHLYLKKYWKHFLFFACVTNLLPAILFAQAQSQISSSLAGILNSMSPIFTFGIGIIFFAAPFKVNQAAGLIMGIAGSVMLILFSGGGLGDINYYAFFVVLATMFYGLGNNFLRKYFMGIPPVALTAVSFMTVLPVAFIILVLSGFAGTVTTHPLALQSLGYVVILAIVGTAMSLILFNKLIQSTSAVFASTVTYLIPIVAVGWGLLDGETISVMHIGGLILIISGIWFVSKG